In one window of Erwinia tasmaniensis Et1/99 DNA:
- the lpxK gene encoding tetraacyldisaccharide 4'-kinase, protein MIERIWSGRNALYLLLLPFSLFYGLISNFTRLSYRWGWRKAWRAPVPVVVVGNLTAGGNGKTPVVIWLVQALQQRGLRVGVVSRGYGGKAEYYPLVLGPKTTTDEAGDEPVLIYQRTGATVAVAPVRAQAVKAVLRSAAVDIIITDDGLQHYALARDIEIVVIDGERRFGNGWWLPAGPMRERAARLQSVTAIVTNGGKALPGEMAMRLTPGLAVNLKTGERRPVTELDNIVAMAGIGHPPRFFNTLRQLGVTPLRQVAFADHQHYSAESLYSLTSSGQTLLMTEKDAVKASAFAADNWWYLPVDASLPTAEAEALLATITATSAG, encoded by the coding sequence ATGATTGAACGTATCTGGAGTGGGCGTAATGCACTCTATCTGCTGCTGCTTCCCTTTAGCCTTTTCTACGGGCTGATAAGCAACTTCACGCGCCTTAGTTATCGCTGGGGCTGGCGTAAAGCGTGGCGCGCACCCGTTCCGGTGGTGGTGGTGGGTAACCTCACCGCCGGAGGCAATGGCAAAACCCCGGTAGTGATTTGGCTGGTGCAGGCGTTGCAGCAGCGCGGATTGCGCGTTGGCGTTGTTTCGCGCGGTTATGGCGGTAAGGCAGAATACTATCCGCTGGTGCTGGGGCCAAAAACGACCACTGATGAAGCGGGCGATGAACCCGTACTGATTTATCAGCGCACTGGCGCAACGGTAGCCGTTGCGCCAGTGCGTGCTCAGGCGGTTAAAGCGGTGTTGCGCAGTGCGGCGGTAGATATCATCATTACCGATGACGGATTGCAGCATTATGCACTGGCTCGTGATATTGAGATCGTCGTGATTGACGGCGAACGACGTTTTGGTAACGGCTGGTGGCTTCCTGCAGGGCCGATGCGTGAACGCGCAGCCCGTCTGCAAAGCGTCACGGCAATCGTTACCAATGGCGGTAAAGCTCTGCCCGGTGAAATGGCCATGCGGCTAACGCCGGGTTTGGCCGTGAACCTGAAAACCGGTGAGCGGCGGCCTGTTACAGAGCTGGATAATATTGTGGCCATGGCCGGTATTGGTCATCCGCCGCGCTTTTTTAATACTCTGCGGCAGTTGGGAGTGACGCCGCTCAGGCAGGTGGCCTTTGCTGACCATCAGCACTACAGCGCCGAAAGCCTGTACTCACTCACCTCCAGTGGTCAAACGCTGCTGATGACGGAAAAAGATGCCGTTAAAGCCAGCGCTTTTGCTGCTGATAACTGGTGGTACCTGCCGGTAGATGCTTCTCTGCCTACCGCAGAGGCTGAAGCGCTTTTGGCTACGATAACTGCAACATCAGCAGGCTAA